The sequence below is a genomic window from Halosolutus gelatinilyticus.
CTGCTGCACAGTCATTGGCGATAGCGTCTGACCTTCTTCGGAAGAATTCGAAATCAGGTACTTTGGCCCAGTGATCAGCAGTTCGATCGATCTACACGGATCGACTATTGACGGTGCGATCGCCGGGCCGCGGGAACGGCGGTGTCGAACGGCGGCCTGAATCGGGCGTCGATACGAGGCGCTCGAACGACCGACGTTCAGGACGACTCGCCGCCCGCCACGACCACCGGTCGATCGGTGTTGAGGACGACAGACTGGGTGACGCTGCCGAAGACCGCCTTCCCCACCGGCGATCGCTTTCGGCCGCCGAGGACGATCGCGTCGACGTCGAGGTCCTCGGCGCGGTCGAGGATGTCCGCGGCCGTGTCGCCGCTGTCCTCGCGGACCGTGGTATCGACGTCGTTCTCCTCGAGATACTCCGTGGCGCGTCGGACGGAGCCGATCCGCGACGCGGATTTGAACTGTTCGAACTCCCTGGGGAGGTCCCCTCCCTCGTCCGTGAAGACGAACAGCACGTGGACCTCGACCGATTCGCTCGCGTCGGGTAGCGACGTAACGTAGCGCGCCTGCGAGAGCGCACGCTCCTCGCTGGTGTCGACGGGCATCAGAACGCGGTACATACGCCATCGTTCGCCGTGTTGACGTATAAAGTTACTAGCGCGTTCCCGGTTGTCAGAGCCGATCGACGTCGACGCGCTCGCCGATCGAAATCCAGTTCTCGCCCGGGGCGTGCGGCCGATCACTCGCGTACCGGCCGGCCGCGATCACTCGCTCGTCGCGCCTTCGCGATCGCGCAGCGATCGGCGCCGGATCTTGCCGGTCGTCGTGGTCGGGAGTTCGTCGACGAACGCGATCTCGCGGGGGTACTCGTACTCGGCGAGTCGGTCGCGGACCAGTTCGCGGATCTCCCCGCGGAGCGCTTCCGGGTCGTACTCGTCGGTCACGGGCTTGACGAACGCCTTGATCGCCTCGCCACGGGTCTCGTCGGGGACGCCGAC
It includes:
- a CDS encoding universal stress protein translates to MYRVLMPVDTSEERALSQARYVTSLPDASESVEVHVLFVFTDEGGDLPREFEQFKSASRIGSVRRATEYLEENDVDTTVREDSGDTAADILDRAEDLDVDAIVLGGRKRSPVGKAVFGSVTQSVVLNTDRPVVVAGGESS